A genomic segment from Bradyrhizobium sp. CB1015 encodes:
- the ccmE gene encoding cytochrome c maturation protein CcmE, protein MTRKQRRMTIIGGSLAVLALAAALVLNALRDSIVFFSTPTMVAEKHVEPGKRFRLGGLVQPGSLRRGDNLAVTFEVADGNAKLPVAYKGILPDLFREGQGVVAEGALDANGVFKADTVLAKHDETYMPKDVADALKKQGHWKDDYGAQASGAQASGAAKPAATTAQGNPQGAVR, encoded by the coding sequence ATGACGCGCAAGCAGCGACGTATGACCATCATCGGCGGATCGCTCGCCGTGCTCGCGCTCGCGGCCGCGCTGGTGCTCAACGCGCTGCGCGACTCCATCGTGTTCTTCTCGACCCCGACCATGGTCGCCGAGAAGCATGTCGAGCCCGGCAAGCGGTTTCGCCTCGGCGGCCTGGTGCAGCCCGGCTCGCTCCGGCGCGGCGACAATCTCGCGGTGACGTTCGAGGTTGCCGACGGCAACGCCAAGCTGCCGGTCGCCTATAAGGGCATTTTGCCGGATCTGTTCCGCGAAGGGCAGGGCGTCGTCGCCGAAGGCGCACTCGACGCCAACGGCGTGTTCAAGGCCGATACGGTCCTTGCCAAGCACGACGAGACCTACATGCCCAAGGACGTCGCCGATGCCCTGAAGAAGCAGGGGCACTGGAAGGACGATTACGGCGCCCAAGCCTCCGGTGCCCAAGCCTCCGGTGCCGCCAAGCCCGCGGCGACGACCGCGCAGGGCAATCCGCAGGGAGCGGTGCGGTGA